The genomic stretch ttggggtggggaggcagggcagagcaCGCAACAAAGGGATAAGCCCAAGTTCACACGGTGTGGGGGTCCCCGAGTTTGGGCCCTACCCGAGGGGCTGGTACCGTGTGTGGCAACCACAGGGACCACGTCATGGTATTTGGAGGCCAAGTGGGAAGGGGGGCCCAGGGCCAAACACAGAGCTGCTTCCATTTCCTTTCTGAAACGGAGGCCCTGGTTCCAGGGTCGTGGGGACACTGTTCTTGTGGAATTCTCCCAAATGCACGTTCCACGGCTCCCTGGGGCCACACAGTCCCCTGCAACGCCCCACAGGGGCCCCGCACTCAGAGCCCGCAGGGAAGTGTGCGCTCTGCGGATGTCATTCCCAGCtcagagacccagcacacaagtGGCCGTCTCACAGAAGCACATCACGCGGGCACACACGCGTGTGTGGAAGGGCCCAGACGCTTGCTCCCGTGCCACCTTCACACgcacccccacagccacctccAAGCCGACTGCTTCCTCAGGAGACCTCCTACCACCGGCTGCCCAGGGTGCAGACCCCCAGCCTTGGGAAGGGGCTGGAAAGAGCTGCATTAGGGAGAGACTTCCCCTCAGACTGAATCTTCAGCCTGCATGCCCTCCCCCTCCAGCACGCCCTGGGCCGGCCCTGGAAGGAGTGGGCTctaggcagggaggcagggaactCAAGGTAGCTTTGTTGTTGGTCTCCTGCTGCTAGCCGCAGCATGGTACCTCGGTGAAGGTGAAACCAGATAGCTACAAGAGGCTGCGACTTCAGCCCCAGACCCAAGGTGCAGACAGCACAGGTGCCATCGAAGTAGGGGCCAGGGGAACCGGAACTCTGGGAGCACTTCTAGaactggggaggggacagagccaggctggAGGGAATGTTCCAGAAGGCAGTGGCCTCCCTCACTGCCCTGGACTCTGAGGAGTCCACGTTCCTCTGCAGAAGACgccccctggggctggcgctgaacATCCACAGCAAAGTCaaagctgcccccaccccgctcccagcCCCTCAGAATCCCATCTCAGCACAGCCCCCAGGCAGGAATCTGGGCGGTCAGAGCTGTAGAGCGTGTGGCAGGCAGGACCCCCTAGTCCCTAGCTAAACTAAAAAACCCACATGCAAGCGCTGACCCAACAGGGCTATCCTTGGTCACTCCTTCCTCCAGAAGCCACTGCTGCACCCCAGGAGTCCAAGCCAGACAGCCCCTACTCCGTGGACAGGGGTACCCCCAGGAAGAGGCTTCAGGGAAGAGGTAGGTGGGCTGACTTCACCACATAGGCAAGTCTGGGCACCCACCTCCCAAAATCTGTCCCTTCACCAGCCCTGGGACCTCCCCAATTCCCAACAGTAAATCAAGCAACCACACACAATATTCtagagattttgttttgttttgttttgttaaaaaaaaaagaagaagaaaaagaagaaaagacttgATGGCCAACTGGAAGGTTCTTAAGTCTCCTTCCATTCAATCAAGCCAGAAAACGCCCAGGGGCCTCgggaggagcaggggaggaggTGAAGGGGAAGGAGTAAAGGGGAGAGCCACAGTGGCGAGCCACCGGAAGCATGGGGTCAGGTCATCCCTTGACGGCCTGGCTGCAGGGAGCCGGACCCCAGCAGGCAGGTCCTCTTCGGCACGAGGCACATTCAGTCCAAGGTTGCACTCTTTCTTCCCACTCTGACCGCTCCAAGAGATGCCCCAAGCGCCCAACCCTCTGTTCAGCAGACTTTCTTCCAATCCCTCCTCTCCCATCTAGCAGGGACTTGGTTGCTAGGAAACCAAGCCAAAGGATACCTGGACCCCAAAGTGGGCTTGtccctgcaggcccctgcccctgaGGGACctggggaagagaggaaggggagccTTGGGAGTGGGTCCAAGCCACACCATCATTGAGCCATCCACACCCCTCGCCTTCCctgtgctctcccctcccccgctaCTGGGCGGTGGGCGGGACAACGGTCAAGGAACATATATCTCTCTTCTCCTCCGACTCTGGGAATGAGACTTCTCTTCTCTCACAGGCTTGTGCTCACCTGAAGGAGGGATCCCATATGCCCAAATCAGAAGAAGTCGGAATAAGAGCTGGAACATAGTATGTGGTCAATACATGTTTTcagatggggtgggtgggtgggtgggtagataaAGGAATGAATTCAGAATCAAGTTGGAAACGCGCCAGGGCTCCCCATCACCACTCTGCGACCTCTTGGGCTCTCTAAGCCCAAAGAGGACACTCTAGGCTCTGGCTCACCCAACGGCACATCCATGCCCatcaagacacacacatacacgcacacaccccAAGGGAAATTTCTGGGccacaggcagagccaggactcagatccagACTCCACTCTGGGTCAGCTCTGCACTCTCAGAGCAGGGGGGAGCAGGGGGCAATGAGCCCCCTGCCAGAGGCAGGGCTCACTCTCGGAAGCTGTCGGCCAGTTGGTGGCAGTCCAGCTCCCCCTTGGGCTCCAGGCCGCCTGGAAGCTTCACCCCCGTCTTCCGGTCCACACACCAGCACTTGCCGCGCTGCCCATCCAGGGCTGGGTGACACTGCCAAGACAGGGGCATGAGGAGTCAGCTGGCAGACAGGGACAGAAAAGCCCCAGCGTCCCGTCTCAACCGTAGTTCAGCCCCCAAGTCAGACTGGGAGGATGCTCATCTCTGAGCGTGGGTCCCCTGAGCTCACTCCGGTAGGGAGCACTTGGCCAGGAAGGCGAGGTCCAGAGAGTCTGGGGAGCTAGGACCCTGCAAAGGCCTGGGTTGGAAAGGTTGGTTCAAGTTGGAGATGCTTCAGGGATGTGCTTGGTGGAGTCAATGGCAGGATCCAAATTGGGATTAAGGTAAGACCAGGATAAGGGCTGCAGTTGAATTAGGAATTATGAGTAAAACTTGAGTCTGGTAAGGGTTACAGCCCAGGTCAGAAACAGAACTGGggggcccgcgccgtggctcgcttggttaatcctccgcctgcggagccggcatcccatatgggtatcgggctctagtcctggttgctcctcttccagtccagctctctgctgtggcccaggaatgcagtggagaatggcccaagtccttgggccctgcacccgcatgggagaccaggagaagcacctggctcctggcttcaggttggcgcagcgccggccgtggtggccatctggggagtgaaccaacggaaggaagacctttctctctgtctctctctcatggtctataactctacatgtcaagtaaataaaaaaaaaaaaaaaaagaaagaaagaaaagaaaagaaatagaactgGGCTATGGGCAGAGGTCTAGGTCAGAGCACCTAAGGTCAGGCTGAAGTTTGGATTAGGATTAGACAGTAGAGGGCATGAGAGCAAGAGCATATTTCAGGGTAGAATTAGAGTTACAGTGAAGGTTAGTTCAAGGGCCAAGGGCCAGAATTTGTCTGGGGATAAAGAGTCAAGTGTCCCAGCTTTCACTGGGATAAAAACTGGAGGAAGAAAACATACATGGAATTAGGCAACACAAGAAGTGGAACCTAGTTATGGACCCTGTTAACAATCATATAGCAATGCTGGTCCATCAGCTGCAAGGAGTAAGCCACTCTAATGTAAGACATTAAACGCAAGGGAAACTGGCCAGGGGGAGAAAGGCAGTACAGGGGAGCTGTATACTTCCTGTCCAGTTTTTCTATAAACCTAGAACTGCCCTAATAAAATAACATctattaattgttttaaaaatcagagggGAAAAGTCTAGAGAATTGGGAACAGGATAAAATCGGTGTTGGGATAAAGGTTGGAGATAGGCGGGCACTGACTTCAGGGAACTCTCTCTGGGCCTTCCGGCATTACACAAGACCTCACACCCTCCTGAAGCCTCCTGGGGTGTCCAGAGCACGAGAACTTCTGTGCTCCCAGCCAGACCTCTGCTGGCTCGCTGGATGTGTCCACAGCCCAGAAAGCTGGAGCCGAGGACCCAGGCCAAGGCCCCCCAGGCTGTATCCAGCACAAGGCACCCTGGGACCCACCCTGATGGGCCAATCCCACCCAAACATCCCAGCCTCCTGCGAGACCGGAGGAGACCCCAAGTTCCAAGGGCAGGAAGGAATACGGAGGCGACCACCTCTATGTCTTCTCTCCTGCCCCCCTTCCTCTGCTTCCACACCAAATCCCATTCCTCAGGTGGTTCTGCTGCACAGGCTGGGGTAAGGGATGGGCTGAGCTTCCTCCCTGCCTCAGGCCCTTCCACtgctcctgggaaggaagtgcCGCGAAGGGAGAGCTCTGGGAGCCCAAGGATGGTGGTGACTCCAGggatgggaggcagggcccccccacccccatctctctctctctgtgactctgggcCAGCCTGGGCCCTGTTTACACCTCTCTGCACCTCAGACTCCTTATCTCCAAAATGAGGGAGGCACTGACACGGGGTGGGATTTGGGAAGGGCCCAAGGGGCCAGGTTGGAGAGATGCCCCTTCCATCCGCACCTGCTTGGGGTGGAAGTTGCCGTTGCGGTCGCAGTTGGGGATGGGGATGATGAAGAGGTCCTCGTGGGTGCGGCTCTGCGAGGCGGCCAGCCGCTCAAGGGCCCGGTGCAGCTCACTCTGGCAGGAaccctggggctggaggagaggaggACGAAACCGCTCAGCAGAAGGGAGAGAGGTAGCAGGACCAGACAGGACTCAGCTccctgggagaggccagggagggagccacgAAGTCATGTCAGTGACAACTTGTAGGACCCAAGCACCCCTCAGAGCCGCCCATCAGAAAGCACAGGAGCCAGACCCTGAGCAGGGTGGCAAGGGTTACGGCAGTGACCAGCATGAACCCCCTTGTTACTGGGAAGGGCCAAGAAATACCCGGGGCAAGGGGGGAGGAAGGCTTGGGGTAGCTGCTTTTTTCCCAGCCAGTACAGAAGCAGTTCAGTATTGAACAATCGCTTCCACTGTACCGATGTATACAACTGATGAGCAGGAAAATCACTCCAAGGAAAGATGACACACACTAGGTgtatctggcacacagtaggtgcccaCAGATTGTCTGCCGAATGAACAGAGCCCagaccggggtggggggtggggggtggagcatgtgtgcatatgtgtgcatgtgtgtgtgtctaggcaCATGCACGTGTGTGAGTCAGAGCTCCTCACCACAGGCCGGACGTCTTCGCGGGGCGCCCCAATAATCTTCATCTTGCCCCCACTGGAGCTCCGGTCTCGCATCTTGGCGAAATGCTTCTGCAGGCACCTGCGGTCATGGGCGCTGCAGGGGCTGAAGCTGTTGTTGGGGTGATCACCCTCATCCTTGTCTGCAGTCCAGACAAGACGGGGAGAGTCAGCACCGGAAAAGGACATcacaccagccccctcccccgttTTCTCCCCCTTGGAGACTCTCCagcctggcaatggagcctggaGGACAGCAAGAAACCAAAGCAGCACCCCCATCTCCTCCCCGCTCCCCTGGATCTCCTAGAAGATCATTGCTCTTAAAGTCCTTGACTTGTCCCTCACCCCGCCCAGTCCAGCCCTCCAATGAGTCACCAGCTGCAGCTGCCCAGATGGCAGCAGaatcccttgggccctgcagggaggtctgcagcaggcagggagccccctcctccccactacTGCCCCCCCCCCGTGCCATTCAGTTCCCCACCATCCCCCTCTCCGTCTGCTTTCTTCTTCTGTCTCCCTGCTCTTTCCAGTGTCTGGCTGGGCTAGCCAAGGGATCCCCAGGCGCTTGCTCTGCTGACACTCTACCCAATAGCCAGAATCAAAGTTTCCATGAGTGATGAAAAATCTGGCCACAGACGCTCCCCATTGGCTGGGTGGGAGCGCAAAAgccagagtgagtgagtgagtgagtgtgtgtgcgcgtgtgggtgtgtgtgtatgtgactcCCTGTGTGGCCCCAGGACCAAGAACACCCTCCCTCATTCCTCAGCCCCTGTCTCAAAGTTTCTCATCCCTAGGCTTCAGATCCCATCCAAAATCCACGTCTGTTGCCCTGAGCCAAGGCACCGAGCACCTGGAGATGGGAGCAAAGAGACTGGCCTCTCACCCCACCTATGAGATCTGCAGACTCTCTGAGCTCAACAAGAACCCCATCCAGAAGTCCCAGGATCGGAGCCGCGGCTCCTCCCtccaggcagccaaagccagaatgcagggctgagctggagagagagagagagagagtgggagatctttctctgcaGATCTGAGCCCCTCTGCAAGGCTGGGGCTTGGCAGCTCACTGCAGGCTGAGCACAAGGCCTCTGCCAGCATTCCAGATGTTGGCAGCCGGACAGGAGGTTACATCTGGTTTgcgtcaggatttttttttcctgaggagtTAGCAGGTTCCTCCATGCGTGGCAGCGGTCCCAGAGCTGCCTCTGGGTCAAATGGTATTTTTCCGCCTAGCCAAAGCTGGGGGTTGCTTCCCTTTCTCTATTCTCCTACTTAGAGtgttgggggttgggggaagcACGCAGATAAAGGGAATCCAGGCAAGAAGCAATCTAGACGCCCAGAAAGTCTTTGTCAAGGTTCCACACCAAG from Lepus europaeus isolate LE1 chromosome 18, mLepTim1.pri, whole genome shotgun sequence encodes the following:
- the IGFBP4 gene encoding insulin-like growth factor-binding protein 4, which translates into the protein MLSLCLVVALLLASGPRPSLGDEAIHCPPCSEEKLARCRPPVGCEELVREPGCGCCATCALGLGMPCGVYTQRCGSGLRCYPPRGVEKPLHTLMQGQGVCMELAEIEAIQASMQPSDKDEGDHPNNSFSPCSAHDRRCLQKHFAKMRDRSSSGGKMKIIGAPREDVRPVPQGSCQSELHRALERLAASQSRTHEDLFIIPIPNCDRNGNFHPKQCHPALDGQRGKCWCVDRKTGVKLPGGLEPKGELDCHQLADSFRE